One Nicotiana tabacum cultivar K326 chromosome 23, ASM71507v2, whole genome shotgun sequence genomic window, CTGACTCTGATATTGATGACAGCAGCAGTTGCTCGTTCAATGGTGTAATCTCAAAACCTTCTTCCTTGATAAAGTGGAATCAAGTATTGGACATAGCCTCCAGATTGGACTTGAAAGATCTGCTCTTTGCCTGTGCTGAAGCAGTAGCAGAGGCTGATATCTCATCTGCAGAAGGGCTAATGAATGTCTTAGAGGAAAGGGTATCGGTTTCTGGCGAACCAATGCAACGACTGAGTGCGTACATGTTGGAAGGGCTAAGAGCACGGTTATTGTCCTCAGGAAGTATCATATACAAAAAACTGAAGTGCAACGAACCAACTAGCTCAGATTTGTTGTCTTACATGCAAGTCCTCTATCACATCTGCCCTTACTTCAAGTTCGCTTATATGTCCGCCAATGTCGTCATCGGGGAAGCCATGAGGAATGAGAATAGAATCCACATCATTGATTTTCAAATTGCACAGGGAAGTCAATGGATGTTCCTCCTTCACGATCTTGCTCGTCGGCCTGGTGGACCGCCATTTGTCCGCGTCACAGGCGTCGATGATTCCCAATCAGCTCATGCACGAGGTGGAGGACTTACACTAGTCGGTGAAAGGTTAACAAAAGTTGCCGAGTCTTGTGGAGTGCCTTTCGAATTCCATGGTGCTGCCATGTCAGGCTGTAGGGTCGAACTAGAGAACCTGCAAGTTAGACATGGAGAAGCCCTGGCAGTTAATTTCCCTTACATGTTGCACCACATGCCAGATGAGAGCGTAAGCACTATGAACCATAGAGATCGCCTATTAAGACTAGTTAAGAGCTTGTCTCCCAAAATTGTCACCCTAGTTGAACAAGAATCGAACACCAACACCGCCCCTTTCCTTCCAAGGTTCCGTGAAACTCTAGATTACTATACAGCTATGTTTGAATCAATTGATGCAGCTCGTCCGAGGGATGACAAGCAGCGGATCAGTGCAGAGGAGCATTGTGTTGCACGGGACATTGTCAATATAATCGCATGTGAAGGGGCCGAAAGAGTGGAAAGGCACGAACCATTTGGCAAGTGGAGGTCAAGACTTGTGATGGCTGGTTTTACTCCTTTCCCTTTGAGTCCATCGGTTGGTGAGACGATCAAAGACATGTTGAAGGAGTATAGCCCAAATTATAAGCTTGCCGAATGCCAGGAGGCGCTTTATCTTGGATGGAAGAACCGAGCTTTGGCAACTTCTTCTGCTTGGCGATGACATTGTTGCGATTGCTGTCTGAGATCTGTAAATTTTGCCTTTGTGATCTTGACGTTAGTATTTTCATAGACTAGAAGAGTGTTTCTTTAGGAAAGAAAATAGCTTTAAGCTCTATAGTAGAGAAAGTCTACTCAACTTCAACTTATAATGAAGAAATTAGCCgagaatgttttttttttttggggtcaTTTTTACCGACCTCTTGCcaggtaaggttgcgtacaatagacccttgtggtccggcgcATAACGAAAGCTTAATGCATCGGGCTTTcctttttttgtcatttttaccAAACGTACCTGGATGAAAATTGTCATGTTAGAAGCGTCATAAGTAGGagtgtcaatggatattcgaaaaccAACTAAATCGACCGCATCGaatcgatttttaggtttcttattatataaatctataatcgcaccgataattagggtagtttttttttattctattaatataaaccgaaaaaataccaaaccgtaccgaataaattttacatgtgaaaaatatatttatctcgtaagtttaaaaataataatgcattaaatttttctttgggcattggaattatgaaaactattacaagccaacaagtaattaaactcaaaatattaattcctaaaacctattatactacatctacttaaactaagttatttcaagtatctttattagcaagacacaaagtattctagcgataatgagtagcaaactacaatgtattgaatatgtttcctttcatataatttagatttatcttttcgaatatttaattttctatagactttattcttgaatctcagtttggttaatatcttttcactcgtgtgatttatattttttttgcctTTGCTTCGTTTCTTTTAcattgttgtagaatagttgatggatctatact contains:
- the LOC107784123 gene encoding scarecrow-like protein 13; translation: MYASQRPQRSGSVHSLNQQPMQQVQQYYTPYRAFDNSIYNDSSSSGTQFSFQTQNEQFFTLDSLPATDYTVYDADPSVSISSNRSPFSPQCSQSYMSDPHHSYDNTCGSPVSWCSGVDDGNGTKHVLRELKNKLLGPDSDIDDSSSCSFNGVISKPSSLIKWNQVLDIASRLDLKDLLFACAEAVAEADISSAEGLMNVLEERVSVSGEPMQRLSAYMLEGLRARLLSSGSIIYKKLKCNEPTSSDLLSYMQVLYHICPYFKFAYMSANVVIGEAMRNENRIHIIDFQIAQGSQWMFLLHDLARRPGGPPFVRVTGVDDSQSAHARGGGLTLVGERLTKVAESCGVPFEFHGAAMSGCRVELENLQVRHGEALAVNFPYMLHHMPDESVSTMNHRDRLLRLVKSLSPKIVTLVEQESNTNTAPFLPRFRETLDYYTAMFESIDAARPRDDKQRISAEEHCVARDIVNIIACEGAERVERHEPFGKWRSRLVMAGFTPFPLSPSVGETIKDMLKEYSPNYKLAECQEALYLGWKNRALATSSAWR